A stretch of Bradyrhizobium sp. CCBAU 53338 DNA encodes these proteins:
- a CDS encoding ABC transporter permease, with amino-acid sequence MDTSEDILQQASPDLVRGSDKARPAKAARLSPSFISWLQAGPMMLVFLAFFLIPLVFVVIVSFWDYNEYQLLPAFSGRGYTDTFEGCIAQLPDLCTIAKTYLKTLKLCFLVWAITLFIGFWVAYFLAFHVKSKTWQMGLSLLCTIPFWTSNVIRMIAWIPLLGRNGLVNSGLMKIGLVNQPVEWLLFSEFSVVLALVHLFTFFMVVPIFNSMIRIDKSLIEAAYDAGATGLQTLLNVIIPLAKPGIVIGSIFVITIVMGDFITIGVMGGQQIAAAGKIIETRVNALQFPAAAANAVILLVITFLIITMMSRIVDIKKEL; translated from the coding sequence ATGGATACGTCGGAAGACATCCTGCAACAGGCATCCCCGGACCTTGTCCGGGGATCGGACAAGGCGCGCCCCGCGAAAGCGGCGCGCCTGTCGCCCTCCTTCATCTCCTGGCTTCAGGCCGGGCCGATGATGCTGGTGTTTCTCGCCTTCTTCCTGATCCCACTCGTCTTCGTCGTCATCGTCTCGTTCTGGGATTACAACGAATATCAATTGCTGCCGGCCTTTTCGGGCCGCGGCTACACCGACACCTTCGAAGGCTGCATCGCGCAGCTTCCCGATCTCTGCACGATCGCCAAGACCTATCTGAAGACGCTGAAGCTGTGCTTCCTGGTCTGGGCGATCACGCTCTTCATCGGTTTCTGGGTCGCCTATTTTCTCGCCTTCCACGTCAAGTCCAAGACCTGGCAGATGGGACTGTCGCTGCTCTGCACGATCCCGTTCTGGACCTCCAACGTCATCCGCATGATCGCCTGGATCCCGCTGCTCGGCCGCAATGGCCTGGTGAATTCGGGCCTGATGAAGATCGGACTGGTCAACCAGCCGGTGGAATGGCTGCTGTTCTCCGAATTCTCCGTGGTGCTGGCGCTGGTGCACCTCTTCACCTTCTTCATGGTGGTGCCGATCTTCAATTCGATGATCCGCATCGACAAGTCGCTGATCGAAGCCGCCTATGACGCCGGCGCCACCGGCTTGCAGACGCTGCTCAACGTCATTATTCCGCTCGCCAAACCCGGCATCGTGATCGGCTCGATCTTCGTCATCACCATCGTGATGGGCGACTTCATCACCATCGGCGTGATGGGCGGCCAGCAGATCGCAGCCGCCGGCAAGATCATCGAGACGCGGGTGAACGCGCTGCAATTCCCGGCCGCGGCCGCCAATGCCGTGATCCTGCTCGTCATCACGTTCCTGATCATCACCATGATGTCGCGCATCGTCGACATCAAGAAGGAGCTGTGA
- a CDS encoding PotD/PotF family extracellular solute-binding protein codes for MTETTKKTGVSRRTLLKSTAGLAGLAAGSGAITGFPYVMSAEPKVLRYLGTAVNEGDDISKQCLKDTGIKIEYITATTDDVTKRVMTQPNSFDVLDTEYFSLKKLVPSGNILALDAKKIKEFDNITPVFTKGETPGGKKIGSQGTAPWKVLYLEGKDSKTFSKTATEFVTLIPTVYNADTLGIRPDLIKRPINSWSELLNPEFKGKASILNIPSIGIMDAAMVVEATGKYKYADKGNMTKEEIDLTMKVMTEAKKAGQFRAFWKDFNESVNLMASGETVIQSMWSPAVTKVRSMGIACTFQPLKEGYRSWASGFCVSKGVSGPKLDWAYEFVNWFLSGYAGAYLNRQGYYSAVLSTAKANMEPYEWAYWMEGKPAEKDIKAPDGSLLEKAGAVRDGGSYEDRMGAVACWNAVMDENDYMVRKWNEFIAA; via the coding sequence ATGACCGAGACGACCAAAAAGACCGGTGTCAGCCGCCGCACGCTACTGAAGAGCACCGCAGGCCTCGCGGGCCTCGCCGCCGGCTCCGGCGCCATCACGGGCTTTCCCTACGTGATGTCGGCCGAGCCGAAGGTGTTGCGCTATCTCGGCACCGCCGTGAACGAGGGCGACGACATCTCCAAGCAGTGCCTGAAGGACACCGGCATCAAGATCGAATACATCACCGCGACCACCGACGACGTCACCAAGCGCGTGATGACCCAGCCGAACTCCTTCGACGTGCTGGATACCGAATATTTCTCGCTGAAGAAGCTGGTGCCGTCGGGCAACATCCTTGCCCTCGACGCCAAGAAGATCAAGGAATTCGACAACATCACGCCCGTCTTCACCAAGGGCGAGACGCCCGGCGGCAAGAAGATCGGCAGCCAGGGCACCGCGCCCTGGAAGGTGCTCTATCTCGAAGGCAAGGACTCCAAGACTTTCTCCAAGACGGCGACCGAGTTCGTCACGCTGATCCCGACCGTGTACAACGCCGACACGCTCGGTATCCGCCCCGATCTCATCAAGCGCCCGATCAACTCGTGGTCCGAGCTGCTCAACCCCGAGTTCAAGGGCAAGGCCTCGATCCTCAACATTCCCTCGATCGGCATCATGGATGCCGCGATGGTCGTGGAAGCCACCGGCAAGTACAAATATGCCGACAAGGGCAACATGACCAAGGAAGAGATCGATCTCACCATGAAGGTGATGACGGAAGCGAAGAAGGCCGGCCAGTTCCGCGCGTTCTGGAAGGACTTCAACGAGAGCGTCAACCTGATGGCCTCGGGTGAGACCGTCATCCAGTCGATGTGGTCGCCGGCGGTGACGAAGGTGCGTTCGATGGGCATCGCCTGCACCTTCCAGCCGCTGAAGGAAGGCTACCGCTCCTGGGCCTCCGGCTTCTGCGTCTCCAAGGGCGTGTCGGGTCCGAAGCTCGATTGGGCCTACGAGTTCGTCAACTGGTTCCTGTCCGGCTATGCCGGCGCCTACCTCAACCGCCAAGGTTACTACTCGGCCGTGCTCTCCACCGCGAAGGCGAACATGGAGCCCTACGAGTGGGCCTACTGGATGGAGGGCAAGCCGGCCGAGAAGGACATCAAGGCGCCCGACGGTTCGCTGCTGGAGAAGGCCGGGGCCGTGCGTGACGGCGGCTCCTACGAGGACCGCATGGGCGCGGTCGCGTGCTGGAACGCCGTGATGGACGAGAACGACTACATGGTCCGCAAGTGGAACGAGTTCATCGCCGCGTGA